A stretch of Alkaliphilus flagellatus DNA encodes these proteins:
- the mutL gene encoding DNA mismatch repair endonuclease MutL — protein MNRKIDILDDLTINKIAAGEVVEAPYSVVKELVENAIDAGASTITLEIKDGGKKYIRITDNGAGIKEEYVEKAFMRHSTSKITNIDDLNNINSLGFRGEALASIAAVSQAEMITRPDEQQYGILIEITGGKTEIIRKVGCPVGTTIIIKNLFFNTPARLKFMKSNNAETMKITEIIIRLSLSNPGIAFKYINNNNIMFTTPGNNILSQAILSVFDKDTFKNLISLEQNELNMKLHGYIGQPSFVRGNRNLQIIYVNGRYVKNKLISKAIEEAYKEKIIINKHPVCILNLNIDPSLIDVNVHPAKTEVKFEAEEQIYDFIYKSIISALQQNTTIPNLIAVKSKPENYIDIRQNFVPVTPVEYQKQKNISENASAIKNVLINETQGKYIQDSNTGEISQFIDDKNNEEQLQINSLEEDIVQFSFLNTLLDQYKIVGQIFNTYIVLEKDQSMYLIDQHAAHERLLYNKFLEEIKNEKVVSQRLIESKVLELSSEDYMLLSNNMSIFRKLGFEMEDFGINAIIIRQVPMILGKPQNFSFIYEILDEVRNNNNIDDYFEDTIIKRACKEAIKAKDRLDYSEIKKLIDEIYTLTPPLTCPHGRPIILTMGKYEIEKHFKRIQ, from the coding sequence ATGAATAGAAAAATTGATATATTAGATGATTTAACAATTAATAAAATAGCAGCTGGTGAAGTAGTAGAAGCCCCTTATTCAGTAGTTAAGGAGTTGGTTGAAAATGCTATTGATGCAGGTGCTTCTACAATAACCTTGGAAATTAAAGATGGAGGAAAAAAGTATATTCGCATAACGGATAATGGAGCTGGAATTAAAGAAGAATATGTGGAAAAGGCTTTTATGCGGCATAGTACATCAAAGATAACTAATATAGATGATTTAAACAATATTAATTCATTGGGTTTTAGGGGAGAGGCTCTAGCAAGTATTGCAGCTGTTTCTCAAGCAGAGATGATAACAAGGCCAGATGAGCAGCAATATGGAATATTAATAGAAATTACAGGTGGCAAAACAGAAATTATAAGAAAAGTAGGTTGTCCAGTTGGAACTACAATTATTATAAAAAATCTTTTTTTCAATACACCAGCAAGATTAAAGTTTATGAAATCTAACAATGCTGAAACAATGAAAATTACCGAAATAATTATACGTTTGTCACTTAGTAACCCTGGTATAGCATTTAAATATATTAACAATAATAATATTATGTTTACCACACCGGGCAACAATATATTGTCACAAGCAATATTATCTGTATTTGATAAAGATACTTTTAAAAATTTAATTTCTCTAGAACAAAATGAATTAAATATGAAGTTACACGGTTATATTGGACAGCCTAGCTTTGTAAGGGGAAATAGAAATCTACAAATTATTTATGTAAATGGTAGATATGTAAAAAATAAGTTAATTAGTAAGGCTATAGAAGAGGCTTATAAAGAAAAAATTATTATAAATAAACATCCTGTTTGTATTTTAAACTTAAATATTGATCCATCCCTAATAGATGTAAATGTTCATCCTGCAAAAACAGAAGTAAAGTTTGAAGCAGAAGAGCAAATATATGACTTTATTTATAAATCTATAATTAGTGCATTGCAGCAAAATACAACCATACCTAATTTAATAGCAGTAAAGTCAAAACCTGAAAATTACATAGATATTAGACAAAATTTTGTTCCAGTAACCCCAGTAGAATATCAAAAACAAAAAAATATTAGCGAAAACGCTAGTGCTATTAAAAATGTATTAATAAATGAAACCCAGGGAAAATATATTCAAGACTCAAATACTGGAGAGATTAGCCAGTTTATTGATGACAAGAATAATGAAGAACAACTTCAGATCAATTCTCTAGAAGAAGATATAGTGCAATTTTCTTTTTTAAATACATTGCTAGATCAGTATAAGATTGTGGGACAAATATTTAATACTTATATAGTATTAGAGAAAGATCAATCAATGTATTTAATTGATCAACATGCAGCTCATGAAAGATTGCTTTATAATAAGTTTTTAGAGGAAATTAAAAATGAAAAGGTTGTATCTCAAAGACTAATAGAATCTAAGGTATTAGAGTTATCTAGTGAGGATTATATGTTACTATCTAATAATATGAGTATATTTAGAAAACTAGGTTTTGAAATGGAGGATTTTGGAATTAATGCAATAATAATTAGACAGGTACCTATGATTTTAGGAAAACCTCAAAATTTTTCTTTTATTTATGAAATATTAGATGAAGTAAGAAACAATAATAATATTGATGATTATTTTGAAGATACGATTATTAAAAGAGCATGTAAAGAGGCAATTAAGGCGAAAGATAGATTAGATTATTCTGAAATTAAAAAATTGATTGATGAAATTTATACTCTTACACCGCCTTTAACTTGTCCTCATGGCAGACCAATTATTTTAACTATGGGTAAATATGAGATTGAAAAACACTTTAAACGGATACAATAG
- the mutS gene encoding DNA mismatch repair protein MutS produces the protein MMQQYMEIKQKHKDCLMFFRLGDFYELFFEDAEIASRELEITLTARDCGLENRAPMCGVPYHAADGYIDRLVSKGYKVAICEQVEDASEAKGIVKRDVIRVITPGTLIDTNLLEDKRNNYLLSLYISTVGCGLSYVDISTGEFLCTEIIGDEIEQKIIDEISKIEPTEIIYFIEEGSISSNLIEDIKKRFSTYISIYDSWSFEKDHGINQIKDQFNIVGIEGLGFHSNHLGIQSTGSLLYYLKSTQKRSLTHINKINLYAFKEKMILDTFTRRNLELTETIRGKNKKGSLLWVLDKTLTAMGGRMIRRWIEEPLLNVEIINQRLQAVEVLKEDILLRRELKESLKQIYDLERLSGKIAFGSANPRDLVALKKSIYFLPIIKQLFDNKTAGLLGELLTNIDPLDDIKNLIDISILEEPALNLKDGGIIKEGYNKDLDELQRASKEGKHWIAKLEQQEKDRTGIKSLKVGYNKIFGYYIEISKSNLHLAPESYIRKQTLANCERYITPELKEIETKILGAEEKIVDIEYEQFIEIRNILSLEIERIQRTANAIAELDVLYSFAEVAGESNYIKPTVNDSEVIDIKEGRHPVVEKVLENDMFISNDTYINTEDEQLLIITGPNMAGKSTYMRQVALIVLMAQIGSFVPAYSAIIGITDRIFTRVGANDDLSQGQSTFMVEMSEMASIINLATKKSLLIVDEIGRGTSTFDGLSIAWSVAEYICKTLGSKTLFSTHYHELTQLSETYTGIKNYRVSVKEDKDQIIFLHKVLKGSADKSYGIQVARLAGLPKDIINRANDILIDLERKNSDEDNHSNDVSKESEVALTSNNIDINKEEQLKLEDLVELGIIKDLKHINLLETTPIDALNILYRLHKKATQL, from the coding sequence ATGATGCAACAGTATATGGAAATAAAACAAAAACATAAAGATTGTTTAATGTTTTTTAGATTGGGAGACTTCTATGAATTATTTTTTGAGGATGCAGAAATAGCTTCTAGAGAACTTGAAATCACTTTAACTGCTAGAGACTGTGGACTAGAAAATAGAGCTCCTATGTGTGGTGTCCCATATCATGCTGCCGATGGCTATATAGATAGATTAGTTTCAAAAGGATATAAGGTTGCAATATGTGAACAAGTAGAAGATGCATCAGAAGCTAAGGGAATTGTTAAAAGAGATGTCATAAGAGTGATTACCCCAGGTACATTGATTGATACAAACTTATTAGAGGATAAAAGAAATAATTATTTACTTTCGTTATACATTTCAACTGTAGGATGTGGATTAAGTTATGTTGACATTTCTACAGGAGAATTTCTTTGTACTGAAATAATTGGAGATGAAATAGAGCAAAAAATAATTGATGAAATTAGCAAAATAGAACCTACTGAAATCATTTATTTTATTGAAGAAGGATCAATCAGCAGTAATTTAATAGAAGATATAAAAAAAAGATTTAGTACATATATCTCTATATATGATTCATGGAGTTTTGAGAAAGATCATGGAATAAATCAAATAAAAGATCAGTTTAATATAGTAGGTATAGAAGGACTGGGATTTCATTCTAATCATTTAGGTATTCAATCTACAGGATCATTACTTTACTATTTAAAATCAACTCAAAAAAGATCACTTACTCATATTAATAAGATTAACTTATACGCATTCAAAGAAAAAATGATTTTAGATACATTTACTCGGCGAAACTTAGAACTAACAGAAACGATTCGCGGGAAAAATAAAAAAGGATCTTTGTTATGGGTTTTAGATAAAACTTTAACTGCAATGGGTGGTAGGATGATTAGAAGATGGATTGAAGAACCACTACTGAATGTAGAAATCATAAACCAAAGACTCCAAGCAGTTGAAGTGTTAAAAGAGGATATTTTATTAAGAAGAGAACTGAAAGAGAGCTTAAAACAAATTTATGACTTAGAAAGACTTTCAGGAAAAATTGCTTTTGGATCTGCTAATCCGAGAGATTTAGTTGCATTAAAAAAATCCATATACTTCTTACCAATAATTAAACAGTTATTTGATAATAAAACTGCAGGTTTGTTAGGAGAACTTTTAACTAATATTGATCCATTAGATGATATTAAGAATCTTATTGATATATCAATATTGGAGGAACCAGCCTTAAATTTAAAGGATGGTGGAATTATTAAAGAAGGATACAATAAGGATTTAGATGAATTACAGAGAGCTTCTAAAGAGGGCAAGCATTGGATTGCAAAACTAGAACAGCAAGAGAAAGATAGAACAGGTATTAAATCTTTAAAGGTGGGATATAATAAAATTTTTGGATATTATATTGAAATTTCAAAATCAAATTTACATCTAGCACCAGAGAGTTATATAAGAAAGCAAACATTGGCTAACTGTGAAAGGTATATTACTCCAGAATTAAAAGAAATAGAGACTAAAATATTAGGAGCTGAAGAAAAAATTGTCGATATTGAGTACGAACAGTTTATTGAAATTCGTAATATACTTTCACTTGAAATAGAGCGTATACAAAGAACAGCTAACGCAATAGCAGAATTAGATGTTCTATATTCCTTTGCAGAGGTTGCTGGAGAAAGTAATTATATTAAGCCAACGGTTAATGATAGTGAAGTAATAGATATTAAGGAAGGACGCCATCCAGTAGTTGAAAAAGTATTAGAAAATGATATGTTTATTTCAAATGATACTTATATTAATACTGAAGATGAACAGCTTTTAATCATTACTGGTCCTAATATGGCAGGTAAGTCAACATATATGAGACAAGTGGCATTGATTGTCTTAATGGCACAGATTGGATCATTTGTTCCAGCTTATAGTGCAATTATTGGTATAACAGATAGAATTTTTACTCGAGTAGGAGCTAATGATGATTTATCTCAAGGACAGAGTACTTTTATGGTAGAGATGAGTGAAATGGCTAGTATTATAAATTTAGCAACTAAAAAAAGTTTATTAATAGTAGATGAAATAGGTAGAGGTACAAGCACCTTTGATGGTTTGAGTATTGCATGGTCTGTTGCAGAGTATATATGTAAAACCCTGGGATCTAAAACTCTTTTTTCTACTCATTATCATGAATTAACCCAGCTATCAGAAACCTATACAGGAATTAAAAATTATAGAGTCTCAGTTAAGGAAGATAAAGATCAGATCATATTTTTGCATAAAGTTCTAAAAGGTAGTGCAGATAAAAGCTATGGTATCCAAGTTGCCAGATTAGCAGGATTGCCGAAAGACATTATAAATCGTGCAAATGATATACTAATAGATCTTGAGAGAAAAAACAGTGATGAAGATAATCATTCAAATGACGTATCAAAAGAATCAGAGGTGGCTTTGACCAGTAATAATATTGATATTAATAAAGAAGAACAACTTAAACTTGAAGATCTTGTAGAACTTGGGATAATAAAGGATTTAAAACACATAAATTTATTAGAAACTACACCTATAGATGCATTAAATATATTATATAGGCTTCATAAAAAGGCTACACAGCTTTAA